The proteins below are encoded in one region of Cyclopterus lumpus isolate fCycLum1 chromosome 8, fCycLum1.pri, whole genome shotgun sequence:
- the epor gene encoding erythropoietin receptor: protein MTCFHLSRLLALYVTFCATRDVQGARGFEKKVSLMLKEEPENPKCFVESRKDFTCFWEEDEERAGSVDQYSFTYTYQNENSSSCPLRALPAAGGKRLFVCHLNRPQMFVQMDVRVHREETLIHSRSLLIELVFLLNPPANVTVSSMGQKGQLNVSWVAPPLKYMDDSMMYEVSSNTADSHVGKVARVRASSELILRGLQPSTKYKVQVRVKLDGVSYNGYWSAWSDPVFMETLPAELNLLMVSLTLISSFILIAVSLAMLLSQRRFVIKKIWPVIPTPESKFQGLFSIYGGDFKEWLGQTDGGIWLTPEYFYSAECPSPLEVLSELSPGPALPFPPLPPKASRAPTAGIKEDKDAMNGVDESDPALTERWRATPHDHWLMDRLRALHQNQESSLLESQDAYVTLSCNNHGEEGHPDDALEEASPLEEASPLEVLFASGKTALCESHSDLGSALRSSGSGGLSSQCSFEYPNHRAWRPKGPGYTYMAVADSGVSMDYSPMSRGDDIGNVIIYANEYKNEIPGLRRPFLSRQHPDG from the exons ATGACATGCTTTCACCTGAGCCGACTGTTGGCGCTTTACGTGACATTCTGCGCCACGCGAGACGTCCAGGGTGCGCGAGGTTTCGAAAAAAAGG TGTCTCTGATGCTGAAAGAAGAGCCAGAAAACCCCAAATGCTTTGTGGAAAGCAGGAAGGACTTCACATGTTTctgggaggaagatgaggagagggCTGGCTCTGTGGACCAGTACTCTTTCACATACACCTACCA GAatgaaaacagcagcagctgcccGCTAAGAGCGCTGCCTGCAGCGGGCGGGAAGAGGCTGTTCGTCTGCCACCTGAACCGACCCCAGATGTTTGTCCAAATGGACGTAAGAGTTCACCGAGAGGAAACGCTGATCCACAGTCGCAGCCTTCTCATCGAGCTTGTCT TTCTTCTGAACCCTCCGGCTAACGTGACGGTGAGCAGCATGGGCCAGAAAGGGCAGCTGAATGTCAGCTGGGTGGCTCCTCCTCTCAAGTACATGGACGACAGCATGATGTACGAGGTCAGCTCCAACACGGCGGACAGCCACGTGGGGAAG GTCGCGAGGGTACGAGCCAGCTCAGAGTTGATCCTGAGAGGCCTGCAGCCCAGCACCAAGTACAAGGTGCAGGTCCGCGTGAAGCTGGACGGGGTTAGCTACAACGGCTACTGGAGTGCCTGGAGTGACCCGGTGTTCATGGAAACGCTGCCGGCAG AACTCAACCTACTCATGGTGTCCCTGACCCTCATCAGCTCTTTCATCCTTATTGCGGTGTCTCTCGCCATGCTCCTCTCCCAACGGAG GTTTGTCATAAAGAAGATTTGGCCGGTTATTCCGACTCCTGAGAGCAAGTTCCAAGGCCTCTTCAGCATTTACGGTGGGGACTTTAAG GAGTGGTTAGGTCAGACCGACGGAGGCATATGGTTGACCCCAGAGTACTTCTACTCAGCAGAATGCCCTTCTCCTCTGGAGGTCCTGTCGGAGCTCAGCCCTGGCCCCGCCCTGCCTTTCCCACCTCTGCCTCCCAAGGCCTCCAGGGCTCCGACCGCCGGTATAAAGGAGGACAAGGATGCAATGAATGGGGTGGATGAGAGCGATCCAGCCCTGACAGAGCGATGGAGAGCCACACCGCACGACCACTGGTTGATGGACCGCTTAAGGGCGCTCCACCAGAACCAGGAGTCCTCTCTGCTAGAGTCCCAAGACGCCTACGTCACCCTCAGTTGCAACAACCACGGGGAAGAGGGCCACCCGGACGACGCTCTCGAGGAGGCCTCGCCACTCGAGGAGGCCTCGCCACTCGAGGTGTTGTTCGCCTCCGGCAAGACGGCGTTGTGCGAATCTCACTCCGACCTGGGATCCGCACTGCGGAGCTCCGGGTCGGGTGGCCTTTCATCACAGTGCAGCTTTGAGTACCCGAACCACCGCGCCTGGAGGCCCAAAGGCCCCGGGTACACCTACATGGCGGTGGCGGACTCCGGGGTCTCCATGGATTACAGCCCCATGAGCCGAGGAGACGACATTGGAAACGTGATCATCTACGCCAATGAGTACAAGAACGAGATCCCGGGTCTCAGAAGACCCTTCCTGTCGAGGCAGCATCCAGACGGCTGA
- the swsap1 gene encoding ATPase SWSAP1: MTDILTLVFRTFTSQTGGREEPTVAPASPASCSTLVVGDAGISRSVLLLAAVTAASELGLRVVFFTQTQIQSLPLCLQKRVPSLSPESLKKIKFCYPRTVEELLQQVASLHEPAHTSPTPPSLILVDGLEGYLRGPGGLDPGERSRAAHLSALLCDSAAFLTQLLRPSRSDPCRVVASFRSAVDAAAEDPALDVLDRYFQARCTVDRAGGYEAAAAGLREVWHVYLSGIRDREHRPAATREWKLLISPDGFMEFELV; the protein is encoded by the exons ATGACAGACATTTTAACACTCGTGTTTCGGACTTTCACGTCACAAACGGGTGGAAGGGAGGAGCCTACAGTCGCCCCGGCGTCACCGGCGTCCTGCAGCACGCTGGTGGTCGGGGACGCCGGCATCAGCCGCTCCGTGCTGCTGCTGGCGGCGGTGACGGCGGCGTCTGAGCTGGGGCTGAGAGTGGTGTTCTTCACCCAGACGCAGATCCAGAGCCTCCCGCTGTGTCTGCAGAAGCGCGTCCCGAGCCTGAGCCCCGAGAGTCTGAAG AAAATCAAGTTTTGCTATCCGCGGACCGTGGAGGAGCTTCTGCAGCAGGTGGCCAGCCTTCACGAGCCCGCCCACACGTCTCCCACACCGCCGTCACTCATCCTAGTCGACGGGCTGGAGGGCTACCTGCGCGGCCCCGGTGGCCTGGACCCGGGCGAGCGGTCCCGCGCCGCGCACCTGTCCGCGCTGCTGTGCGACAGCGCGGCCTTCCTCACGCAGCTCCTGCGACCCTCGCGCTCGGACCCCTGCCGCGTCGTCGCCTCCTTCCGGTCGGCGGTGGACGCCGCCGCGGAGGATCCCGCACTCGACGTGCTGGACCGCTACTTCCAGGCGCGCTGCACTGTGGACAGAGCCGGCGGCTACGAAGCCGCTGCGGCCGGACTGCGCGAGGTGTGGCACGTTTACCTCTCCGGGATCCGAGACCGGGAGCACCGGCCGGCCGCCACACGCGAGTGGAAGCTGCTGATCTCCCCGGATGGGTTCATGGAGTTTGAGTTGGTTTGA
- the znf653 gene encoding zinc finger protein 653, whose product MAHSLAELDVPLDADHARDQEKGGLRRCRGRPRLTDSDRAQRRLESRKKYDVRRVYLGESHKLWSELRRRTSLSDAGLAEYLVVLNTTYGEKYQQKYCGKKTAPEVSLEEKQGRKERVSSLQSLVCWYQEHSRSCPHEPQLGALQPRPNASTAAVWRCDSDHSFVQYLFSPQREASDSEHEEGVTGEGDDDDESVAKTDAPVVKCVGRRRRREAHKHFRDVGENANVSEVQCATLSPVEQAAALDLHAGMEASSLDDPMTGQPVWEMDMVIERQQDSPAAAFHSIPSEEEEEEEGEEDLEEPEDLQQGRDGDGEGEVGAAAPGYECVTLAASLADRLGKADEDSVLSQSLSSSAGLGAQPESPITPPMQVEEQSELFDPHTLQTVVTSCEIPDQRTNLEGSQLIIITGPSYEALASEGIQLNMGGTNVEEVTCTVIGGVTYKQVSESKLRAAEDEDSMTGLSDKQLLQPIDDALELSSDRELQRSLSGVRSKRNRRGPVIEADGMLKMFHCPYEGCSQVYVAISSFQNHVNLVHRKGRTKVCPHPGCGKKFYLSNHLHRHMIIHSGVRDFICETCGKSFKRKNHLEVHRRTHTGETPLQCEICGYQCRQRASLNWHMKKHTSEAHYNFTCEFCEKRFEKLDSVKFHKLKSHPDKQAP is encoded by the exons ATGGCGCACAGCCTGGCGGAGTTGGACGTTCCCTTGGACGCTGACCACGCCAGGGACCAGGAGAAAGGTGGGCTGAGGCGCTGCAGGGGACGACCCCGGCTCACGGACTCCGACCGAGCACAGAGGCGACTTGAATCCCGAAAGAAGTACGACGTGAGGAGGGTGTACCTGGGAGAGTCGCACAAGCTGTGGAGTGAGCTCCGCAGGAGGACCAGCCTGAGTGATGCCGGACTGGCAGAGTACTTGGTCGTTCTCAACACCACCTATGGAGAAAAGTACCAGCAGAAGTACTGCGG GAAGAAGACTGCTCCAGAAGTCTCGCTGGAAGAGAAACAAG GCAGGAAGGAGCGCGTGTCCAGCCTCCAGAGCCTGGTGTGCTGGTATCAGGAGCACTCCCGCTCCTGCCCTCACGAGCCTCAGCTCGGTGCCCTGCAGCCCCGGCCCAACGCGTCCACCGCGGCGGTCTGGCGATGTGACTCGGACCACTCGTTCGTGCAGTACCTTTTCTCGCCGCAGAGGGAGGCGAGTGACTCCGAGCACGAGGAGGGCGTGACCGGAGAGGGCGATGATGACGACGAGAGCGTGGCGAAAACGGACGCGCCCGTGGTCAAATGTGtcggcaggaggaggagaagggaggctCACAAACATTTCAGAG ATGTGGGCgaaaatgcaaatgtttctgAGGTGCAATGTGCAACCCTGAGTCCGGTAGAACAGGCTGCAGCTCTAGACCTCCATGCCGGTATGGAGGCCTCCTCCCTGGATGATCCAATGACCGGACAGCCCGTCTGGGAGATGGATATGGTCATAGAGCGACAGCAAGACTCCCCAGCAGCAGCCTTTCACTCCATCCCctcggaggaggaagaggaggaagagggggaggaggacctggaggagcCTGAGGATCTGCAGCAaggcagagatggagatggagaaggagaggttgGGGCCGCGGCGCCTGGATACGAGTGCGTTACCTTGGCGGCGTCCCTCGCTGATAGACTGGGGAAGGCGGACGAGGACTCGGTGCTGTCGCAGAGCTTGAGCAGTTCAGCCGGACTGGGAGCTCAGCCGGAGTCGCCTATCACGCCGCCcatgcaggtggaggagcagagcgAGCTGTTTGACCCTCACACCCTGCAGACGGTGGTGACCAGCTGCGAGATCCCTGACCAGAGGACCAATTTGGAAGGCTCACAG TTAATTATCATCACTGGTCCCAGCTACGAGGCCCTGGCATCAGAGGGAATCCAGCTCAATATGGGCGGCACAAACGTGGAAGAAGTCACCTGCACCGTCATCGGGGGCGTCACCTACAAGCAAGTGTCTGAGTCGAAGCTCAGAGCGGCAGAGGACGAGGACTCCATGACAG gtttGAGCGacaaacagctgctgcagcCCATCGATGACGCTCTGGAGCTGAGTAGCGACAGAGAGCTGCAGCGGAGTCTGAGCGG TGTCCGGTCAAAGAGAAACAGGCGCGGCCCAGTCATTGAGGCGGACGGGATGCTCAAGATGTTCCACTGTCCGTACGAGGGCTGCAGTCAAGTCTACGTAGCCATTAGCAGCTTTCAG AATCACGTCAACCTGGTTCACAGGAAAGGGAGGACCAAGGTCTGCCCCCATCCGGGCTGTGGGAAGAAGTTCTACCTGTCCAACCACCTGCATCGCCACATGATCATCCACTCAG GGGTCCGAGATTTCATCTGCGAGACGTGCGGAAAGTCCTTCAAGCGTAAGAATCACCTGGAGGTCCACCGGCGGACCCACACCGGAGAAACACCACTCCA ATGTGAGATCTGTGGCTACCAGTGTCGCCAGCGGGCGTCGCTGAACTGGCACATGAAGAAGCACACATCGGAGGCCCACTATAACTTCACCTGCGAGTTCTGCGAGAAGCGGTTCGAGAAGCTGGACAGTGTAAAGTTCCACAAGCTCAAGAGCCACCCGGACAAGCAGGCCCCCTGA